DNA from Brassica napus cultivar Da-Ae chromosome C4, Da-Ae, whole genome shotgun sequence:
CTCAACATCACATAGCAAGCGACAAATCAAGTCCCTCGCTTCATCTGATATTTTCGGTTCCTCAGGGAATTTCAAGCAAACCCTCCAATTAATTATCTGAGGATGTAAGTACAGATCTTTATAAGTaagcataaatatttttactaacCAGGTATGTATACACCTACCTTGCGGCATGTTATACGGGGGTCATCAGAACAGAATGGGGGATACCCAACTAACATTTCATAGAGAATTGCTCCGAGAGACCACCAGTCACATTCCATTCCATATCCTTTCTTTAGTAGTACTTCTGGAGCCATGTAATCAAGAGTTCCGACGGTTGAATAAgcctataaaaatgaaaatattaatattgatTCCATAGGCTAGTAAAAATGAGTAAAACTATGTGATTCAATTAGGGAACAAGCATAGATACCAATGCGCGGCGATTGCGCTTCCACTGCAGCAACTGCTCTTTAGGCATTTGCCAGGGGGCTTTGTCAGAGTCTGCTTTTCCTGACTGGCTCTCGGCTTCCTGAGAAAGCATTTCTTCATCTTCTAATAGCAGTGAAGAATACTTATCATCTAGTGGCTTACACAAGCCAAAATCTGAAAGCTTCAAATGCCCGCTTTTGTCTAATATCAAATTATCAGGTTTAATGTCCCTACAGGCAAGAAGAAACAAATTCAAATCAAGAACCATCTATAATTGATAAAGATCTCCCCACCACACTAAATCACTAGGCATTAAAGAAGACCCGATATCAAAGGTAATTACGATACCTGTGAACATAGTTGTGTTGATGAATTGAATGAATAGCAAGAATGCTCTCAGCAATATAAAAGCGGGCAACATCTTCCGCGAGAATGTCTTCTCTCATGAGTAAAGTCATGATGTCACCTCCAGGCAAGTACTCCATGATAAGATACAAACATTCAGAATCTTGAAAAGAGTAGAATAGCTTTACAATGCAACGGCTGTCAACCTCTGCAAGTAAGTTCCTCTCAGACCTTACATGTTCAACCTATagagaaggaaaaaaatgaCGGCAAAACcagtcaagaagaagaaaaaaaacaaactcgCAAAATTGAAACTGAAGCAATCCAATGATAGGGAACTTTATTCTCAAGCTCCTGTCTTGCATCAATTTTGCACTTACTACTACCACTCTAAAACATGTTATAGTTCCCCATTTCACTAGAATGCAAGctgaataattaaataataaacttgCAAAACTGAAGCAATCCCATGAATAGGAACTCTGTTCTCAAGGTCATGTCTTGCATTTGTACTCTGTAAACATGTTAAAGTTCCCCTTTTCACTTGAATGGACGTTGAATAAAAAGAACAGAGTAGGTACCTGTCCACGGCTAAGCATGTCagtttttttcaatttcttcaTGGCGTAAACCTCACCAGTAGATCTCAATCGACATAATCTAACCTGAGATACAGTAGCTTCCATAGATTAGAAATAATCATTGAGAGTTAATTTCGTGAATAAACACGTCAATTTGTAGAGTAGATCTCTTTTATGTTAAATGTACCTCACCAAAGGCACCTTTGCCAATAACAGTCAATAGCTCAAAGTCATCAATCCCAATTTTACGTCTCTGAAGCCTCATGTACTCAGTCTCTCGACGAGCAAGACTCCTCATCATCTCGTCCTGTTCCTCAACAGGTAGCTGGGCTTCTTGCACTTTCCTCTGAAACTCTCTGCGTCTGTGGAAGCAAACATTTAATAGAATCAATCTCAAAGTCAAACAAAAGTCAGCCTAGTTCTGATCCGAAACAATTCATGAAAAATTGAAGCTACGAACCTCTCCATACGTTCGTGCAAGCCTTGCAAGTAATTCTTGTAATGATTCTCGATGAACTGCTTCGCGGCAGCTGCTTTCTGACGCGTCACCGGAGACGACACCGCGGAATCGGACTCCAATTCGAATCCGCGGCCAGGCTTGGCGTTTAGACCGCCGACGCGGACGGTTCCATCGGCACCTCCTTCCATCCCAAGCAGATCGGCGTAGAGAGGAGGCAGAAGAAAACGAAATTGGTGATTGTGGAGAAACAGAAGAAGAGTGAGATTTTATTAGAGAGGGATGAGGATAATAATGAAGAAGAGTTATCGAGGAGAGATCTAAATGAGCTGTTTAAAGATGGAAAGGAGGAAGAACGTGGACTATTTTTTACTTGCAAAGCTGTCTCCTGTATGGTTTTTGATTGTTAATAGTAATTATTATAATAGTAATAAACAATtagataaatattaataaatatttattctttttagtTTTCAGAGGGTTTATATGGAATAATATGAAGCACAATTTTAATCATCCTTCATTTGACTTTGTGTCAACCGAAGATTTTGTTGGGATTCGCGTGTAACTTtatattatccgattagtacgatattgtctaTTTTGGGCCTAATTAGTTGgtccgcatggatttacttttggacTCGTTCCCAAAAGACCTCGTACTAATTAAAGTTGgatatctctttatatattagacattcTTTCGTCAAACCTGGTGCtttgataccaattgttgggattgtgaAATCCCGTATCCAACTATATATtgtccgattagtacgatattgtctaCTTTGGGCCAATTGGCTGGctcgcatggatttacttttgggctTTTTCCCAAAAAACTTCGTACTAATTATAATTggatatttctttatatattagacattcATTCGTCTAATATCCAATATGGGACTTTGTTTGATATTTCACGTTGGATCTCCTGAGGGAAAATTTCAATGTTCGTTACCGTTaattttggtatatatatatatgcagtttctgtttcaaaaaaaatatatgcagTTTCTGAAGTCGTGTTCAATAATAACAAGTAGAGGTTTATTAAGGGCTCGGCGGTACAATCTCTCTACCTCTCTGTATAGGAAAAATTATCTctgtagtttaaaaaaattatttaatagtttgcTGATATCAGATAAAAAGATTGTTTAATAGTTTGCCAATGGTTGTATTGTTGTGCATCCATAAATTCCACTTGACTATGCTTTAATTTTGTTGGTCTTCAACAGTTAAGCAGTACTAGATTATGATTCGCacaggtgttttttttttatgaaatgtgaatgtttatatatgtacaatcaaatctaaaaagaaataaaaaaaccgAGTACTAATTATGTCTCACATGGGCACTAAACCAACATTGCGATAATCCTTGAAGCTTCGATTTCTCATAATACTTAGCAGACATGATTCTTTTCCTAATAGTCTTATCAATGATTTTAGCCAACTGATCCATTGGCTTAGTGAGCTGTGAATGATGTCTCTCATTTTGTTGTCTTCATATGTAATAGATAGACACCAACAAAGCCTAACACGGGTGAGTTTTAGTGATTTATGAAATGATTGTGTGAAGGGATTAAGGAGATTAAGTGAGAAAGAATAAGAATGAGAGACAGAGAGAATATATTGCAAATTGAGAGAATAAGAATGAGGAATATCTTATTCCCTTACTGATTTAGATCTTGGACATGTTACATAAATAGATACAAGGATAGGAAATGAGCCaaaaagaattaataaacaaTTGTAGACAAGATCAGAAACAAGTCACTCTCGGATGTACTATGAAAGTGACATCTCCTTTTTCTCTTCCATCCTTAGCTCAACATGTGACTTTGTGTTGTCCTTAAGCTCCAACAGCTCCATCCACTTGCTCCCACTTGTTTAAACTCCTCCAGACTGTGGGAACcggaattcacaccgtcgagatttgtcaatcggaggaaagccaagctaacctagccttccctgaaggtcccggttatctgctgggccacgcacaacacaatcaatatgaaagagtcgaaagtaatatatcgtaaaagagcgaaaagagaacaaagaggtcttatttctgaattcgcgtttgagcgtgaacaacatgTAAGATCCTAgaccacgagagctgtcggtacgttcgctagtctagccacctaagttctaacctagtcgagtcgcagctccatagtaaaaacgaaaaaatgcctaaattgctctaagtattaagtttgctctgagaaagctCTCTCCTGCTCCTCGCCTTAagccctccttatatactctctctaGGTCGGTTTGCACATTTTCCTGGGCCGGATTCGTCGCGAGATgggcttttccattttttgtcacccttcatgattatcttcggaaacttgacatttatcttttcatgCGAATAAAAAATAGACCGTCATATCAGCCTTGGGCTCAATCATGttctaaaatcgtaagtgggccgtTTAGCCGCTGTTCAGGCCCCTTTTGGGTCGTTTTGGGACTTagacgtttttacgatttttcttAAGAAACAGCCGTTGGTTTTTCTGAAAGGATTCCAATTCCCCGTATAGTTAAGGCAACTGGTGTTCAAGCTAACCATAGCCGTTTTATACGGTAGGAAGGAATCCTTTTCGACGACCaagtttttataacttttcccGAAGTCTTTCTTTGATAATCCTAAGCGAGACCAGACATGGGTATTGCGTCCAAGGGCCCGAGGATTGTGTTACGGGAATTTAGGCGAGGATGCACGGTTTCGGGAGGtcggtcctcgcccatgggcgaggtgacctcagtgcgggtcgtcctcgcccatgggcgaggtgacctcggcgcgggtcgtcctcgcccatgggcgaggtgacctcggtgtgggtcgtcctcgcccatgggcgaggtgacctcggtgcgggtcgtcctcgcccatgggtgaggtgacctcggtgcgggtcgtcctcgcccatgggcaagGTGACCCGTGTTGAGACGGTCGTCGCCCTAGGACGAGGTGGTCGGTCCTTGCTTACGATCGAGACCTCATCCAGACTGATCCTCTTCTCGACGTTCCTCGGTTCGCATCCGCGAAAAACTCTCTTTTACTTGATTTAACCGTTTTCCGGGAATGTCTAATTttcaaggatcgatcgagagttggttttccgggaactttcaggcattgattccgccgtgaccggttttgaccccaacacagACCATATGGAGACTGATGGCAATGTATTTGAATCTGCCCACTCCTTTACTTGCCTTCCAAGCCACTTCTAGGGCAACTTGTACAGATTGATTCAAATGCTTCTCCTCTTCTTATCTACACAACTTCTGGTTCTTCATCTCGTGATCTTTATTGCtttatctcaacactccccctcaagcttgagcaTAAGAACTgctcaagcttggaaaccatgaagcattccctcattaaaacctttagcttggaaaaaccttatgggataaaaaccaagccaagaaaaaagagtagaacacctCATGGCTAAGAGGATCAATGTGATGAAAGATCCACGAGTCCTAACTTAGAGTGTATGAACCCGGAAACCTTGgtgcttgcagccttggtgaagatgtcagccaattgatcctcacttcttgtgtagcaagGTAGGATGATCCTTTGCTCCACTGCTTGCCTAACTTTATGACAGTCCACCTCAATGTgtttagtcctctcatggaacacactgTTGGATGCTATGTGTATTGcagcttgattatcacaatgcattgtgattAGAGTTGATGTCTCTATACCCAAGTCTTGAAGTAAGTTTCTGATCCAGATCAACTCACTAGTGAGCTTTCTTATTGTCCTATATTCTGCTTCatcacttgagcatgacactatcttctgtttcttgctcttccaagtgaccagattGCCTCCAATAAAGGTACAATAGCATGTGGTGGATCTCCTATCCACTCTGACTCCtgccaatcagcatcacaatacccaactatCTCTGTGCTTTTGTTGCAttccatccatactccttgccCTGACGCCTCTCTTAGGTACCTTAGGATCCTCTCAACCATGTTCCAATGGTGTATcttgggagcttgcatatgctggcttacTTGGTTAACTGCAAAGCATACATCCGGCCTGGTGATAGTGAGGTATATCAACTTTCCCACCATTCTCCTATAGTGTTTAACATCTGCATAGggcttgtcttcaatctcccctcACGCAACACCTTATACCCATCTTCTAGTGGAGTCTTGGCTGCTCTTCCTCCTAGATCACATGCCTCATTCAgaagatcaagtgtgtactttctttgggataagAATAGCCCATCCTTGGGTCGGCATATCTCAATCCCTAGAAAGTACTTTAACTCTCCCAATTCTTTGATATCAAAAGATGATCTAAGGAAAGCTTTAGTGAGTATATCTTCTTTGTCACGccatgtgatgatgatatcatccacatatactaAGATCACAACAATTCCTTGCTTGATGGTGAATGTGAAGAGAGTATGATCTTCCTCAGATTTCACAAAGCCCCTTCCATTGAGTGTGGTGCTGAGCTTGTGATACCTGGCCCTAggtgattgctttaacccataaatagccttcttgagtctaAGAACATTTCCAGGCTTTACTAGGTGTTCTAGGCCAGGAGGTGGCctcatatagacttcatcttccAGTTCTTCTTgtaggaaagcattcttcacatccatttgtcATAGATCCCATTCTAGGTTGACTGCCAAAGATAGGATTATCCTTATGGTGTGGAGTTTAgcaactggtgcaaaggtatctaggtaatcctccccatatgtttgagtgaagcCCCTTGCTACTAGTCTTGTCTTGTGCCTTTCTACTATCCCATCAGCAttgtacttgatggtgaagatccagcGGCTTGTTACAACTCTCTTGCCTCTAGGTAGTTCAGTTTCATACCATATCATTGATGATCATGGCATTAGTCTCACtgcccactgattctttccattcctcaTGCTCCATAGCTTCCTCATAAGACCGTGGAATGTATTCCAGATCCAATTATCCAATAAACACCACATGTTTTTGGGGATAATGAGCTAGAGAGCACACTGCTTGTATAGGATGGGCTACAGCTTGAGAATTGAAGTAGACTCTGTTGTTCTTCCAGTTTAAATCAACAGGCTTTCTGATCCTAGTACTCCTTCTTAGGGCCGGTTGTAAACTACTGTCCTCAGTTGTTACTTGATCATTATTAGGCTGAGGCTGGCTTGCAATCACTACTGGCTCCTCTTGAGTAGTGTGATCATCCTGCTCCTCTTGCGCATGATGCTCAGCTTGATCATGACTTGCTGAATCCTCCTGATTCTGTTCAGCTTGATTGTCCCCCTCAGGATCAAGGTGAGGAATCTCAATCACATCAGTATTAGCTTCAGTAGATCGAGTGGATTGGTAGGGAGTCGCCTCAGGTGTagtgatacactaaaaatgaatccttgctactgtcaagttaacagtggtaattgtaatatttgagattcaatccagaggaccagtttattctttactcttatgagttcaataatAAGCTGAGAAACAAGTGAGGTTATGAGAATTAATTGTGACGCAAGTAACTAGAATACCTAGATGgttcaaattcgatttaaatgaaGCCGGCTTAGGGTTATTAATCGGGTGTCAATGCAAAActgaacaactattcaagtgcaatgaggtgcagtttagaactcagatcactcggctagaacaatccactatcGTGGTCTCGCTCCCTTTGCAGATCGGTCTTGAATCCTAAGTTctcacttggaacaagacgcgataACAAGCCTTAGAGACAAGATctgattagttcacttaataccctaatatctactctcgctgattagggatacaaagctcattcaatatatgtcaatttatctcttaagcggttagctaggtgattaaatcagaaatcgaacattaagtgatcaattcaatgtAAGAAGTAAGAACAATATAAATGAAGAACAGTTAAGAtcacttatttgtgttcagttcatgcggctaacaccctacaaccctaagcaagcttagcctactactcaatcataaagcagGATGACACAGACAaggtttctgaataatactgcatataaaataaagtagaaaaacaagggttcaggatgatcttctcgtgaggatgaagccttctcccttacaagttgcttaATCCAAAGAAAATAGTTCTCGGTCTCTTGAAAAACTagcataagaaaaagaaatgatagcataggcctttttatatggaggcgctagtggtaaagagataagagagagtggAATCTAGGGCAAACTTCCGGAATATGAAGTTTCCTTAATGATCGGGAATAGTCAGACGCTTGTGGTCTTCGGGAACAACCTTCGGGTTGTTCTAGATGGCTGTTCCGCATCGAATCCTTCAAAACGACATCTGACTTCCTGAATCTCTCTTCTTTGctctttcacctgctccaaacctggaatgatatcaattaaacacgaattaggactgagaattAGCTCAAAGAAcacatataatggtattaaaaacaccatatatcaattcccccagacttagatccttgtttgtcctcgaacaaggccaagcctcaagaacagggagaaaggtttgaaagagtGGGAACTCGCTTTTCCTGAATAACTATGCTCTTACCACATATCTCTGAACCATATAAGCTGTAGACTTAGACCGCACACCCTTACCAGAACACCCACGATCGCTGTTCGAGAATCAGCTCCATACTCTCTATCTCATACCTGAAAAGGTCTCACTATCGAGACAAAACTCCTTAAACATCAATTAAGGGGCTACCGTATAAGGAACATGCTGTTTTATTGTGGAGCtgagagtgtttaggggctatCGTATTTGAGTGTATGCAGGATATCGCGCAAAATAGCAATAGAGGACGGATCTATTGATGTCCACAACCCTTACTCGTTTCTGCTTCACGGATGTGGTTGTTCTCCACTTCGGGTCAATCATATGACTGTTCTCCAGCTCTTTACTTCTTTTCTTATTCCTCAAAAATTGGTACCAACTCCTTGCTCAACCCTTCCCAGTGGCGTGTATCTTCCGAAGTTACCTTCCCCATCTccatcataaaataaataaaagcatattgtatatatatatatatatattttttttttttgaataatattgaTGGGGTTTTGAGGGAAAGGTATCGGGGTGAATGTTTTGCAGCCACTGGTGGTCTATCCTTTTGTTTCTCACGGGTCGCCATTGTTCCTCTGGTCAGATCATGCACCCTTGAATGTTCTTCTTATTAGGGCTTGATCTTGTCAACTGTTCTCATTATGTTtgctctctcttctctgaatgtAAGGCATTAACGAGTAAGGGGCTGCGTCAATCCTATCCTCTCCGActtttttgcacatatctgcacatatgacattGAAAAACAGAGTGCATGAGGGTGAAAATAAAGGCTTAGGTACAAGGttggaactagctaaagatgagctagccactcaggatcagcaagattggTAAAATAAGAAGCCCTGAGCGTgggtctcgtttccctgatctagtgcccataacaagaagaatttcagtcaggATTAGGTGGAGttgagtctacccagtgtaacttGATCGAATGAGAGcttctggagaatcaaatgagataagtcagagggtgttccaggtccaagtgtgggtctttcatcactgctaaggtcactggatAAGAATGTTATATCACGAGGTGGTTAAGAGAATATATCACGAGGTGGTTAAGAGAATATATCACgaggtcctaattcccacaagagttttagctgactcgattctaaactgactcaataaaacatccAAATGACATAAGGACTGactcaaaaacaaagaaataaagtttCAGCACACAGTGTTCCATCCCTGGTGTGAAATGAATCTGAGGTCAGCCTAAAATCAACACAaggcataaaaataaaacataaaaataaagagttcAGATGGATAGAACAATGGATAGAGAATAGTCCTCGCGGACTCAGTCGGACTCGCCGCTCTCGGCTGGATCAAACGAACATCTGTTGCGCGAGCGATGAACCTCCTCGGTCGAAGTGCCTGTTCCCATAGGCGCCTTTCCTGGTCGGTGCGATCGTGGAGTCTGCTCTGCTAGAGGCTGTCGCTGGTTACTTCCGCCAATGTAGCCTCCAGTGATGAGATGGAGGATCCTCCGCATGAGGCTGTTGTTCTTCCGCTGCGAGTCAACCATCCAGCGTCGGTAAGCCTGATCACCGGTCACATCCGCCAGCTCTCCGAGGTCGTATGACAGTTCAGCTTCTGGGGTGATGTCCTCAACATCTTCCATGTCCGCGTCAGGTGCTGCAGCACGTGGATCAGTGCAAAGGAGCTCAGGTGGAGGGAGGAAGAGTATGTTGTCGAACACGCTGAACCTGGTGATCTCGGGGTGAGGCAGTTTGGTGAACAGCTGGGTACCGGCCTTATCAAAGAAGCTATAGGTCTCTTCATCACGCATGATGTGGCATGCCATAAGGTACTTGATGTCAAGGTACTGAAACTCTTTGTTGACGTTATACTTGCTGAGATCAATGCCGAAATGCTTGAAGAGCGGTGTGAGCAGGCTACCGCTTCTGTCCTTCTTGTTCGAACCGTGCATAAGACAATGCCGCCTCTCGCAGATCATGGTCATGAAGTTGAAACCGGGGTTCGTTTTGACCTTTTGAATTGGAATGCCGGACCCAGAAGCTCGGATTTCATCCTCAATACCAGTGTACAGGGTTTGCAGCTCCCCGTTGGTGACCTTCGAGGTCAGATCTTTAGCGAACAGGAGGTTTGATATGATCTTTGCAATGACCCGAAGCGCCGGGTTCCTGATCTGCGACTGGTAAGCCTTTCCGGGTGTGAAGTTCCCATTCGCAATGCAATTCCAAAAGGCGTTAgaaggagagaactttttcgcCACCGCTACTCCTTTCGGTTCATTGGCTGTCTCATAGATCTCATTGAGTGAGAAGCAAAAACCACTTAAAATGGATGAAGATCGGAGCTTTGGTGGTTGCTTAAAAATCGCAAGGGTTGGGGAATAGCGTACGGCGGAGTGAAAAGGGGAAAGTGGAAGGGTGGGGCCTTAAATAGGCAAAGCCCTAACTGccctcctctttttttttttttttggttcagaaCACTTACCTGGAACAGACAATGGGTTGTTCTACCAGAAGAACAGTCCTTTGGTTGTTCTGACTGAAGTGTccgatttttttcttgtttttgacctacaaaataaatctgaaaagaaataaaatagacTATAGAAAACAATGTACACACtaaccagtgggttgcctcccaccaagcgcttggttaaagtcattagcttgacttggATCAGCCGATCAGGCTGATGGGGGATCGCTTAGGGGAATTTCTTCGCCCTCTGCG
Protein-coding regions in this window:
- the LOC106390155 gene encoding serine/threonine-protein kinase tricornered — translated: MEGGADGTVRVGGLNAKPGRGFELESDSAVSSPVTRQKAAAAKQFIENHYKNYLQGLHERMERRREFQRKVQEAQLPVEEQDEMMRSLARRETEYMRLQRRKIGIDDFELLTVIGKGAFGEVRLCRLRSTGEVYAMKKLKKTDMLSRGQVEHVRSERNLLAEVDSRCIVKLFYSFQDSECLYLIMEYLPGGDIMTLLMREDILAEDVARFYIAESILAIHSIHQHNYVHRDIKPDNLILDKSGHLKLSDFGLCKPLDDKYSSLLLEDEEMLSQEAESQSGKADSDKAPWQMPKEQLLQWKRNRRALAYSTVGTLDYMAPEVLLKKGYGMECDWWSLGAILYEMLVGYPPFCSDDPRITCRKIINWRVCLKFPEEPKISDEARDLICRLLCDVESRLGTRGAEEIKTHPWFNGTQWDKLYEMEAAYRPTVDGELDTQNFEKFPEVEGSASETPQVGPWRKMLTSKDDNFIGFTFKKSDITRSMENTGTDMKPNGSGDAPSLISLLGRINMEEAEGEAMEATVVFEPHGSLNYYLLLFSFPFFL